A genomic region of Thermostichus vulcanus str. 'Rupite' contains the following coding sequences:
- a CDS encoding DNA polymerase III subunit gamma/tau — protein sequence MAESNAYEPLHLKYRPQRFADVVGQAAVVQTLANAIRLGRIAPAYLFCGPRGTGKTSSARILAKSLNCERGPTADPCQVCSQCRAITGGSSLDVIEIDAASNTGVDNIRELIERAQFAPVSSRYKVYVIDECHMLSNAAFNALLKTLEEPPAHVVFVLATTDPQRVLPTVISRCQRFDYRRIPLRDMVDHLAKIATQEGIPITPEALQLVAQLSQGGLRDAESLLDQLSLLEGTITPETVWDLVGAIPERHLLDLIDALAAQNAQGVLTQARQLLEHGKEPLVLVQNLVGFYRDLLLIKTAPEQRELVALTDSTWEALRERAPNYSVEILLAAQSHLRQCEPQIRQSGQPRLWLEIALMDLLRLWYPDGVGQLNLRNIETAPATVGLPLPKTEPIPAPIATAPIVKESVSVPPVATTPLPQPPSTQRDPVPTATASPEPKPPKLPESPVNLLRPRWDEFLKRLSPVTKALMVSGHLHQETPEEITLAFPSKGLAEKVRGKESELRSVLQSLLQRSVRLNLIVQRSGEAVHTTSSRDTAPASPTQGSPPRTPSPEKPEPMDPPSERPSPLQSLSKSDPSPTPGRAALTKIDELEEVARRFAEHFNGSLVDLEGVLGSPDLQTLEAVEAEGSPTEFPEEVAEPPLAPAVPLSSRVRTPPAEEEEDLPF from the coding sequence ATGGCTGAGAGTAACGCCTACGAACCCCTCCATCTCAAATATCGCCCGCAGCGCTTTGCAGATGTGGTTGGTCAGGCGGCGGTGGTTCAAACCTTGGCCAATGCCATCCGCTTGGGGCGCATTGCGCCTGCCTATTTGTTTTGTGGGCCACGCGGCACAGGCAAAACCTCCAGCGCTCGCATTTTGGCTAAGTCTTTGAATTGTGAACGGGGGCCGACGGCGGATCCCTGTCAGGTCTGTAGTCAGTGCCGCGCGATCACAGGTGGATCCTCCTTGGATGTGATCGAGATCGATGCTGCCAGCAATACTGGCGTGGACAACATCCGCGAGCTGATTGAACGGGCTCAGTTTGCCCCGGTGAGCAGCCGCTACAAGGTTTATGTGATTGATGAATGCCATATGCTCAGCAATGCAGCCTTCAATGCTTTGCTGAAAACCCTTGAAGAACCTCCCGCCCATGTGGTGTTTGTGTTGGCCACTACCGATCCGCAGCGGGTGTTGCCGACGGTGATTTCCCGCTGTCAGCGCTTCGATTACCGGCGGATTCCCCTCAGGGATATGGTGGATCATCTGGCAAAGATCGCCACCCAAGAAGGGATCCCGATCACCCCTGAGGCGCTGCAACTGGTGGCGCAACTGTCTCAAGGGGGGCTGCGGGATGCGGAAAGTTTGTTGGATCAACTCAGCTTGTTAGAAGGAACCATCACACCAGAAACAGTTTGGGATTTGGTCGGGGCGATCCCGGAACGGCATCTGCTGGATTTGATCGATGCGCTGGCGGCTCAGAATGCTCAAGGGGTGCTGACTCAAGCGCGGCAACTGTTGGAGCACGGTAAAGAGCCTCTGGTCTTGGTACAAAACTTGGTGGGCTTTTATCGGGATCTTCTGCTGATCAAAACCGCTCCGGAGCAGCGAGAATTGGTGGCCCTGACGGATTCCACTTGGGAAGCCTTACGAGAGCGTGCCCCCAACTACTCGGTCGAGATCCTCTTGGCGGCCCAGAGCCATCTGCGCCAGTGTGAACCACAAATTCGCCAGAGTGGACAACCTCGCCTGTGGTTGGAAATTGCTCTGATGGATTTGTTGCGGCTGTGGTACCCGGACGGGGTGGGTCAGCTCAATCTGAGAAATATAGAAACGGCTCCTGCGACTGTTGGCCTACCGCTCCCCAAAACCGAACCTATCCCCGCCCCGATTGCAACTGCGCCGATTGTCAAAGAGTCTGTATCCGTACCACCTGTTGCTACAACTCCTCTCCCACAGCCACCCTCTACCCAAAGGGATCCCGTTCCAACTGCGACAGCCTCCCCTGAGCCGAAACCACCAAAACTGCCAGAAAGCCCGGTGAATCTGCTGCGGCCCCGTTGGGATGAGTTTTTGAAACGGCTCTCTCCCGTTACCAAAGCCCTGATGGTATCCGGCCATTTACACCAAGAGACCCCCGAAGAAATCACGCTAGCTTTTCCCAGCAAGGGATTGGCAGAAAAAGTTCGGGGCAAAGAGTCGGAACTGCGCTCAGTGTTACAAAGCCTGTTGCAGCGTTCCGTGCGGCTCAATCTGATTGTGCAACGGTCTGGCGAAGCTGTTCATACCACTTCCAGTCGTGACACAGCGCCAGCATCTCCTACACAGGGATCCCCACCTCGCACCCCTAGCCCAGAAAAGCCAGAGCCGATGGATCCCCCATCTGAGCGTCCTTCACCTTTACAAAGCTTGTCCAAATCGGATCCTTCGCCCACCCCCGGTCGTGCTGCCCTAACCAAAATTGATGAGCTTGAAGAGGTGGCCCGTCGCTTTGCCGAACACTTCAACGGCAGCCTGGTGGATTTAGAGGGGGTGCTGGGATCCCCTGATCTTCAGACCCTGGAAGCTGTGGAAGCAGAGGGATCCCCAACGGAATTCCCTGAAGAGGTCGCCGAGCCTCCATTGGCTCCTGCTGTACCCCTCTCATCAAGGGTGAGAACACCTCCGGCAGAAGAAGAGGAAGATCTCCCGTTTTGA
- a CDS encoding DUF3326 domain-containing protein, whose amino-acid sequence MKPYTTLLLIPTGIGARIGGFAGDALPIARTLAATVDCLITHPNVLNGASLFWPMQNVLYVEGYGLDQFCAGRWHLRPVRQNQVGVVLDAGIPADLQQRHLHVIQAAQATLGLDIGPWRITSQPLGLSLGHSPSGASQGSLAHPDVLLAAAKALLSAGAEAIAVVARFPDDLDFSQYEQGIGVDPLAGVEAIVSHLVVRQLQIPCAHAPAFYGEADPKPVHPRAAAEEVGFTFLPSVLAGLSYAPQFVPHPAQPVDIQSEQVDSVIAPATAFGGPGLLHLASRAKPPLFIAVRENTTVMQVHPRQLGIPYVEVNSYLEAVGAIVAHKAGVALPSVGLER is encoded by the coding sequence GTGAAACCTTACACGACCCTTCTGTTGATTCCCACCGGCATTGGGGCGCGTATTGGCGGTTTTGCCGGAGATGCTTTACCCATAGCCCGTACGTTGGCAGCAACCGTGGATTGCTTGATCACCCATCCAAATGTGTTGAACGGAGCCAGCTTGTTTTGGCCGATGCAGAATGTGCTCTATGTGGAAGGGTATGGCTTGGATCAATTTTGTGCTGGGAGATGGCATCTGCGGCCTGTGCGCCAAAACCAGGTTGGGGTGGTGTTGGATGCGGGGATCCCTGCCGATCTGCAACAACGGCACCTTCATGTCATCCAGGCAGCCCAAGCCACCCTGGGGTTGGATATTGGTCCCTGGCGCATCACCTCTCAACCTTTGGGCCTTTCCCTTGGCCATTCCCCTTCTGGGGCCAGTCAGGGATCCCTAGCTCATCCGGATGTGCTGTTAGCAGCGGCCAAAGCCCTGTTGAGCGCCGGGGCAGAGGCGATTGCGGTGGTGGCTCGCTTTCCGGACGATCTCGACTTTAGCCAATACGAGCAGGGGATAGGGGTTGATCCACTGGCGGGTGTGGAGGCGATCGTGAGTCATTTGGTGGTGCGGCAGTTGCAGATCCCTTGTGCCCATGCCCCCGCCTTTTATGGCGAAGCGGATCCGAAACCTGTTCATCCCCGTGCTGCGGCTGAAGAGGTGGGGTTTACCTTTTTGCCATCGGTTTTGGCGGGGTTGAGTTATGCGCCGCAATTCGTCCCCCATCCAGCCCAACCGGTTGATATTCAGTCTGAGCAGGTGGATAGCGTCATTGCCCCAGCGACCGCTTTTGGAGGGCCGGGGTTGTTGCATTTGGCCAGTCGAGCCAAGCCTCCTCTGTTCATTGCTGTACGGGAAAATACCACCGTGATGCAAGTTCATCCCCGCCAGTTAGGGATCCCTTACGTGGAGGTCAACTCCTATCTGGAGGCTGTTGGTGCGATAGTGGCTCACAAAGCCGGGGTAGCGTTGCCGTCGGTTGGGTTGGAAAGGTGA
- a CDS encoding metallophosphoesterase family protein, with the protein MHIRFGVVSDPHIAIPSTVWDHPSRFHLGEVSIPALEQVLQHFAQLELDFLLLPGDLTQHGEPENHAWLAERLSQLPFPAYVVPGNHDVPHLLADGRSIGLADFPHYYRAFGYEDEQALDYSRVLLPGVRLIGLNSNDFDAQGHLVGGLQPEQLTWLEQELVAAGEDLVLLMVHHNVVEHLRGQSLHSWGQRYMLRNASQLRRLLQTYGVQLVFTGHLHMQHIAQRNRVYDITTGSLVSFPHPYRVIDIQSKPSDPEAGIQVNIESYRVTSLPDWPHLQEFSREWMGQRSQPLMVKFLTSSPFHLPLEQAEALAPQLRYFWAELAAGDPELHFPQFPQPAGRFLQRFSRSFRCPPDNCAQLHLQPRRKLSRV; encoded by the coding sequence GTGCACATTCGCTTCGGGGTGGTGAGCGATCCCCACATTGCCATTCCCTCCACCGTTTGGGATCATCCCAGTCGCTTCCATTTGGGGGAAGTGAGCATCCCGGCCTTGGAGCAAGTTTTGCAGCACTTCGCTCAGTTGGAGCTGGATTTTTTGCTTCTGCCTGGGGATCTCACCCAACATGGGGAGCCTGAAAACCATGCCTGGCTAGCAGAGCGATTGTCCCAGCTTCCTTTTCCTGCTTATGTGGTACCGGGCAATCACGATGTGCCTCACCTCCTGGCAGATGGCCGTTCCATTGGTCTGGCGGATTTTCCCCACTATTACCGAGCCTTTGGCTATGAAGATGAACAAGCCTTGGACTACAGCCGTGTGCTGCTGCCAGGGGTACGTTTGATTGGACTTAATTCCAATGATTTTGATGCCCAAGGCCACTTGGTCGGCGGCTTACAACCGGAGCAACTGACTTGGTTGGAGCAGGAGTTGGTGGCAGCAGGGGAAGACCTGGTGCTGCTGATGGTGCATCACAATGTGGTCGAGCATTTGCGGGGGCAATCCTTACACAGTTGGGGGCAGCGCTACATGCTACGGAATGCCTCCCAGTTGCGGCGGCTGTTGCAGACCTATGGCGTGCAGTTGGTGTTCACCGGACATTTGCACATGCAGCATATTGCTCAGCGCAACCGTGTATACGACATCACTACCGGCTCCTTGGTCAGTTTTCCCCATCCCTACCGAGTCATTGATATCCAGTCGAAGCCTTCTGATCCTGAAGCCGGGATCCAGGTGAATATCGAAAGTTATCGAGTGACATCCCTGCCCGATTGGCCCCATCTGCAAGAGTTCTCGCGGGAGTGGATGGGTCAGCGCAGTCAACCCTTGATGGTGAAATTTCTCACCTCTTCTCCTTTCCATTTGCCGCTCGAACAGGCGGAAGCCTTGGCTCCCCAATTGCGATATTTCTGGGCTGAGTTGGCAGCAGGGGATCCGGAGCTACATTTTCCTCAGTTTCCGCAGCCTGCGGGCCGATTCCTACAGCGATTCAGTCGCTCCTTCCGCTGTCCACCGGATAACTGTGCCCAGTTGCACCTGCAACCTCGTCGCAAGCTTAGTCGCGTGTGA
- the guaA gene encoding glutamine-hydrolyzing GMP synthase: protein MIVILDFGSQYSELIARRIRETHVYSEVLSYRTTAAQLQQLQPKGIILSGGPNSVYDPGAPVCDPEIWNLGIPVLGVCYGMQLMVQQLGGKVEAAEKGEYGRAALHILDPTDLLTNLPDNSIMWMSHGDSVTELPAGFHPLAHTDNTPCAAIADPTRHLYGVQFHPEVAHSEAGAFLIRNFVYHICGCEPTWTTEAFIEEAIREVRARVGDKKVLLALSGGVDSSTLAFLLHRAIGDQLTCMFIDQGFMRKEEPQRLLRLFQEQFHIPVNYVDGQERFLKQLQGITDPEEKRKRIGAEFIRVFEEESQRLGPFEYLAQGTLYPDVIESANTNVDPVTGERIAVKIKSHHNVGGLPKNLRFKLVEPLRKLFKDEVRQLGQSLGLPEEIVRRHPFPGPGLAIRIIGEVTKERLEILRDADMIVRQEINRSGYYPKLWQAFAVLLPDVRSVGVMGDKRTYTYPVVLRLVTSEDGMTADWARVPYDLLATISNRIVNEVPGVNRVVYDITSKPPGTIEWE, encoded by the coding sequence ATGATCGTTATTCTCGATTTTGGATCCCAGTATTCCGAGTTGATCGCCCGCCGCATTCGGGAAACTCACGTTTATTCAGAAGTTCTCTCTTATCGCACCACCGCTGCACAATTGCAGCAACTGCAACCCAAAGGGATCATCCTCTCCGGTGGCCCCAACTCTGTCTACGATCCAGGTGCTCCTGTCTGTGACCCCGAGATTTGGAACTTGGGGATCCCGGTTCTGGGAGTGTGCTACGGCATGCAGTTGATGGTGCAACAGTTGGGGGGCAAGGTAGAGGCAGCTGAAAAAGGGGAATATGGCCGCGCTGCTCTTCATATTTTGGATCCCACTGATCTGCTCACCAACCTACCGGACAACAGCATCATGTGGATGAGCCATGGGGATTCTGTAACGGAGTTGCCCGCAGGATTTCATCCGTTGGCCCACACCGACAATACCCCCTGTGCCGCCATCGCGGATCCGACTCGGCATCTTTACGGGGTGCAGTTTCATCCGGAAGTGGCCCACTCCGAGGCAGGGGCCTTTCTGATTCGCAACTTTGTCTATCACATCTGCGGCTGTGAACCCACTTGGACCACCGAGGCCTTTATCGAGGAGGCGATTCGGGAGGTGCGCGCCCGTGTTGGAGACAAAAAAGTGTTGCTGGCTCTCTCTGGAGGGGTGGATAGCTCCACTTTGGCCTTTTTGTTGCACCGAGCCATTGGTGACCAGCTCACCTGCATGTTCATCGACCAGGGGTTTATGCGCAAGGAAGAACCGCAGCGGCTGTTGCGTCTTTTCCAGGAGCAATTTCACATCCCCGTCAATTATGTGGATGGGCAGGAGCGTTTTCTGAAGCAGTTGCAAGGCATCACGGATCCCGAAGAAAAGCGCAAACGCATTGGGGCGGAGTTTATCCGCGTGTTTGAGGAGGAGTCGCAACGGCTAGGCCCCTTCGAGTACCTGGCTCAAGGAACCCTCTACCCGGATGTGATTGAATCCGCCAATACCAATGTGGATCCGGTTACCGGGGAACGTATTGCCGTCAAGATCAAAAGTCATCACAACGTTGGTGGTTTGCCCAAAAACTTGCGCTTTAAGTTGGTGGAGCCCCTTCGCAAGCTGTTTAAGGATGAAGTGCGTCAACTGGGGCAATCTTTGGGTTTACCGGAAGAGATCGTACGCCGACATCCTTTCCCAGGGCCGGGGCTAGCGATCCGAATTATTGGTGAGGTCACCAAGGAGCGGCTGGAAATCCTACGGGATGCTGACATGATCGTGCGTCAGGAGATCAACCGTTCTGGCTACTATCCCAAACTTTGGCAAGCCTTTGCGGTGTTGCTGCCGGATGTACGTTCGGTGGGGGTCATGGGGGATAAACGCACCTATACCTACCCGGTGGTGTTGCGGTTGGTCACCAGCGAGGATGGCATGACGGCAGATTGGGCCCGCGTGCCCTATGACTTACTGGCCACGATTTCTAACCGGATTGTTAACGAGGTGCCCGGCGTTAACCGCGTCGTTTACGACATCACCTCCAAACCACCCGGCACGATCGAGTGGGAATGA
- a CDS encoding CobW family GTP-binding protein: MTTTIEVPKRGLPVTIITGFLGSGKTTLLNHILNNQQGMRTAVLVNEFGEISIDSELIVSSEEDLVELNNGCICCTVRDDIAESVLRLMERSDKIDYLVVETTGLADPLPVALTFLGPELRDLTRLDSIVTLVDATNFAPDLFNSDVAYSQIAYGDVILLNKTDLVTEPELQRLEKRIREIKEDARILRSTNSAVPLELILDTDLFQASALPQATAHDHPDPDHSHDHEHCDHPDPDHSHDHHHHNHIEAEGFNSLAFESDQPFSLDAFQNFLNELPDAVFRAKGVLWFSESPERHIFHLSGRRYTLSSDEWPRQPKNQLVLIGQHLDTAQLREKLQACIARPVTQGKGFGR, from the coding sequence ATGACCACAACCATCGAAGTGCCCAAAAGGGGCCTCCCCGTCACCATTATCACGGGCTTTTTGGGCAGTGGTAAAACCACCCTGCTCAATCACATTCTCAACAACCAACAAGGGATGCGCACGGCGGTGCTGGTGAACGAGTTTGGTGAGATCAGCATTGACTCGGAACTGATTGTCTCTAGCGAAGAAGACTTGGTGGAGCTGAACAACGGCTGTATTTGCTGCACGGTGCGTGACGATATTGCCGAGAGTGTGCTGCGGCTCATGGAGCGTTCCGACAAAATTGACTATTTGGTGGTGGAAACCACTGGGTTGGCGGATCCCTTGCCGGTTGCTCTGACCTTCTTGGGGCCGGAACTGCGAGATCTGACACGGCTAGACTCGATTGTCACCCTAGTGGATGCCACCAACTTTGCTCCTGATCTATTCAACAGCGATGTCGCCTATAGCCAAATTGCCTATGGGGATGTGATTCTGCTCAACAAGACCGACCTGGTGACGGAGCCGGAACTCCAGCGTCTAGAAAAGCGAATCCGCGAAATCAAGGAAGATGCTCGCATTTTGCGCTCCACCAATAGTGCGGTGCCATTGGAGCTGATTTTGGATACAGATCTGTTCCAGGCCAGTGCCTTACCCCAAGCAACGGCGCATGACCATCCCGACCCCGATCACAGCCATGATCATGAGCATTGTGACCATCCCGACCCCGATCACAGCCATGATCATCATCACCATAACCACATCGAAGCTGAGGGCTTTAACTCGCTAGCGTTTGAGAGTGACCAGCCTTTTTCTCTGGATGCCTTCCAAAACTTCCTGAATGAGTTGCCGGATGCGGTGTTTCGGGCAAAAGGGGTATTGTGGTTCAGCGAAAGTCCAGAACGACACATTTTCCACCTCAGCGGTCGGCGCTACACCCTGAGCAGTGATGAATGGCCGCGCCAGCCCAAAAACCAGTTGGTGTTAATCGGTCAGCACCTGGATACCGCCCAGTTGCGAGAGAAGTTGCAGGCTTGTATTGCTCGTCCGGTCACGCAGGGCAAGGGGTTTGGTCGCTAA
- the pstS gene encoding phosphate ABC transporter substrate-binding protein PstS has translation MVNLPRFRRRGLLLSLLATTATLSACQRGSRSEQPSGQDPATQTRSSVLLINGAGATFPAPLYLRWFADYRQVDPQLEVNFQPVGSAAGIRQFIDTTVDFAASDVAMTDAEIAEVARGVVMIPMTAGSIAVGYNLPGIPSGLKLSRSVLVDIFRGRITAWRDPQILALNPDLDLPDLPIEVCHRSDGSGTTDTFTRHLAAIDPTWESEIGVGMSLEWPVGIGVKGNEGMSAQMLLSEGVIGYVESVYARDLDLSVAALENRSGQFILPTPTSSALALQEIELPENLRAFIPDPAGTEAYPIVTYTWILAYRQYPDPDMAAALREVLSWALTHGQTLAEELGYLPLSETVVARSLEAVQLIQS, from the coding sequence ATGGTGAATCTGCCCCGTTTTCGTCGCCGAGGATTGTTGCTATCTTTGCTGGCCACCACCGCCACCTTGAGTGCTTGCCAAAGGGGATCCCGTTCTGAGCAGCCGAGCGGCCAGGATCCCGCCACTCAGACCCGTAGCAGCGTTTTGTTGATCAACGGGGCAGGAGCAACTTTCCCGGCTCCCCTTTACCTGCGCTGGTTTGCCGACTATCGCCAAGTGGATCCGCAACTGGAAGTGAACTTTCAGCCTGTGGGCAGTGCCGCCGGGATCCGCCAGTTTATCGATACCACTGTGGATTTTGCCGCTAGCGATGTGGCCATGACCGATGCCGAAATTGCCGAAGTGGCGCGGGGCGTGGTGATGATCCCGATGACGGCGGGCAGCATTGCGGTTGGGTATAACCTGCCAGGGATCCCCTCCGGGTTGAAGCTCTCCCGCTCGGTTTTGGTGGATATCTTTCGCGGTCGCATCACCGCTTGGCGGGATCCGCAAATTTTGGCCCTGAACCCCGATCTTGACCTTCCCGACCTACCGATTGAAGTGTGCCATCGCTCCGATGGCAGTGGCACGACGGACACTTTCACCCGCCACTTGGCCGCCATTGATCCAACTTGGGAATCCGAAATTGGGGTGGGGATGTCTTTGGAATGGCCGGTGGGCATTGGCGTTAAGGGGAATGAGGGCATGAGTGCCCAAATGCTGCTCAGCGAGGGAGTGATCGGCTATGTGGAATCTGTCTATGCCCGGGATCTGGATTTGTCGGTAGCAGCCCTAGAGAACCGATCCGGCCAATTTATCCTACCTACCCCCACCTCCTCCGCTTTGGCCCTGCAGGAGATAGAGCTACCCGAGAACCTACGCGCCTTTATCCCGGATCCCGCCGGAACAGAAGCCTACCCGATCGTCACTTATACCTGGATTTTGGCCTATCGCCAGTACCCGGATCCCGACATGGCAGCCGCTTTGCGAGAAGTCCTGAGTTGGGCTTTAACCCACGGACAAACCCTGGCAGAAGAATTGGGCTATCTTCCCCTTTCCGAAACCGTAGTTGCTCGCAGCCTAGAAGCCGTTCAACTCATCCAAAGCTAG